ATACATAATTATTTCATCCGCATTATCTGTTGCAAAAATTGATTTTGCTTTTCCTTCATAAATTTGTTCTCTTTTTTCCATTTTTATTTCCTCCATTTTTTATTTTTAAATCATATCAAATAAATATTATATTGTTCAATAACTTGAATTTTTTTATTTCCACAAGGGGTCAATACCCCTTGTTTCAAATATTTTTTTATTCATAAATGCATATAACTTCCAAATAAGTCTATTACAAATTATAATTCAACTTTTTTCTCATTATCAGCAATAAATTTAGCTTTCATTTCTTTTCTAAATGTAACCAATTTTTCTCTAATTTCAGGATATTTTATTGCAAGAATTTGTACTGCCAACATTCCTGAATTGTATGAGTTATTAATTCCAACAGTTGCTACTGGAATAGATTTTGGCATTTGAACAATCGAATAAAGTGCATCCAATCCTTCAAGTGCACCATTTAAAGGCACTCCAACTACTGGCAGTATTGTTTTTGAAGCAATAACTCCAGGTAAATGTGCCGCAAGTCCAGCTCCAGCAATAATCACTTCTGCACCTCTTTTTTCAACATCAGCCAAAACTTCTTCCAATTTTTCAGGAACTCTGTGAGCCGACAATACATAAGCCTCAAACTCAATCCCAAATTCTCTCAAACAATTTGCTGCACCTCTCATTTTGTCAGTATCTGACTGACTTCCAAAAAATATTGCTACTTTCATTATAATTCCTCCTTCTAAGTTTATTATTTTACTATTAGATTTTGCCGTATATTTATATACATCTCAAGCGTATTTACAACATTGTCAACTGCAAGTGCATTCAAATTATCATAATTTTTATTATCTATTTTATCCAATATTTTTTTAGATAATTCCACACCCTTATCCCCTTGCTCAAGTATTTTTATATACACATCTTTTTTTAAATACATTGAATATATTTTAGAATCTGTTGTTAATTCTTTTGTTTTTTTTAATTGTTTTTCTACTTCCATTAAAATTAACTCTAATTCTGCCCTGTATCTCTTCTGATTCTTTATATCAACATTAAATTTTTCATTTTTTCCAATAGAAATCTCATTCCAGTCATATAATCTGTCATCAAAAATTCCCATTAATAGATTTAATTTTCTTAAATTCATGTATAAATTATCATCAGATATGGAATTTGATATTATTGTTTTTTCTTCCTCGTAATCTTCTTGTTTCACTTTCTTATTAAGTGTTCTAAATATTTGTTTTCTTTTATATAAAATTTTTAAATATTCATCATTTAAAATTTTGCCTTTTGAATAATCATCTTTTTTATATTCTCCAGTTTCATAATAACTTCTAATTTCTTTTATTTTTGCTCTCTCTTCTCGTAGAATATTTATCCAATCCTGTACATACTTATCGAGATCTGCTAATTTAGGCTCTTTTTTTTGTACTTTTTCAAGATTGTCAATCTCTTTATAAAACTTTCCTAATCCAACATCCATTACTTTTTCATATACAAGAAAATCCTCAATATTCTTAGGTGTTCCTTTTACAAAATTACCATTTCTATCTAAGAAGCTTGACCTGTAAACATTATAATATGCATCTTTATCTGGTGAATAAGCATAACCTGATAAAATCAGGCTATACTCACCTTTTTTATTTCTTATATCTAGTTCCTTTGAGTATTCTTTATCATAATAATTTATCTTCTTATTTTCAGTTTTTTCTGGAAAATGTAATATTTGCTCTATTGGTATTCCATCTTCCTGATTTGACTGACAGCTTATAATAAACAGAAAAGTTATAATCACTAAGAATAATCGTTTTTTATTCATAATTTTATAAAAATTCCTCTCGGTTAAAAATTTATTATTTATTTAAAGAATTTAATTCCATTTCTAAAGATATTTTGTTCTTTATCTCCATAAATATTTTTATAAACATTTTTACCTTTTCTTTCAGAATGTCCCATTTTACCAAAGATTCTACCATTATATGCCAACATTCCTTCAATCGCATAATACGAACCATTTGGATTAAATTGTGAATCCATTGTCGAATTTCCATCCAAATCAACATATTTAGTTGCAATTTGATTATTTTTAAATAATTTTTTGTATTCTTCTTCTGTAATAACAATTCTTCCTTCTCCGTGAGAAATCGCTACTGAATGAATATCTCCTTCTTTCATATTAGCTAACCAAGGTGAATTATTTGTAATAATTTTTGTTTGCACAATTTTCGACATATGTTTGTCAATTGTATTAAATGTCAATGTTGGCGAAGTTTCATTTAATTCCCGAATTTCTCCGTAAGGTAACAATCCTGATTTAATCAACGCTTGGAATCCATTACAAATTCCTAAAATTAATCCATCTCTCTTCAATAGATTTTCCACTGCTTCTTTAACTTTTTTATTTTTCAATACAGCAACCATAAATTTAGCCGATCCATCTGGTTCATCTCCCGCACTAAATCCACCAGGCAACATCAATATTTGCGAATTATTAATTTCTTTAACAAAATTATCAATTGAACTTAAAATATTGTTATGTGACAAGTTATTAAATACACCTATTTTCGCAAGTCCACCTTCTCTA
This genomic stretch from Leptotrichia sp. oral taxon 218 harbors:
- the purE gene encoding 5-(carboxyamino)imidazole ribonucleotide mutase, which gives rise to MKVAIFFGSQSDTDKMRGAANCLREFGIEFEAYVLSAHRVPEKLEEVLADVEKRGAEVIIAGAGLAAHLPGVIASKTILPVVGVPLNGALEGLDALYSIVQMPKSIPVATVGINNSYNSGMLAVQILAIKYPEIREKLVTFRKEMKAKFIADNEKKVEL
- a CDS encoding DUF3829 domain-containing protein; the encoded protein is MNKKRLFLVIITFLFIISCQSNQEDGIPIEQILHFPEKTENKKINYYDKEYSKELDIRNKKGEYSLILSGYAYSPDKDAYYNVYRSSFLDRNGNFVKGTPKNIEDFLVYEKVMDVGLGKFYKEIDNLEKVQKKEPKLADLDKYVQDWINILREERAKIKEIRSYYETGEYKKDDYSKGKILNDEYLKILYKRKQIFRTLNKKVKQEDYEEEKTIISNSISDDNLYMNLRKLNLLMGIFDDRLYDWNEISIGKNEKFNVDIKNQKRYRAELELILMEVEKQLKKTKELTTDSKIYSMYLKKDVYIKILEQGDKGVELSKKILDKIDNKNYDNLNALAVDNVVNTLEMYINIRQNLIVK